A single region of the Solwaraspora sp. WMMD791 genome encodes:
- a CDS encoding enoyl-CoA hydratase-related protein, whose product MSDPVLVEVGVEEGIATVRLARPPMNALNAAVQEQLRDAARTVTDDERVRAVVVYGGDKVFAAGADIKEMADMSYVAMSARAAQLSSAFDAIARIPKPVVAAITGYALGGGCELALACDWRVVADDAKLGQPEIKLGVIPGAGGTQRLARLVGPARAKDIILTGRMVDAVEAERIGLADRVVPADQVYATALDLVRPFVTGPAQAVRAAKLAIDGGLEMDLASGLAWESQLFAGLFATEDRAEGMAAFVAKRKPDFTGR is encoded by the coding sequence GTGTCGGATCCGGTGCTGGTCGAGGTCGGGGTCGAGGAGGGCATCGCCACCGTCCGGCTCGCCCGTCCACCGATGAACGCGCTGAACGCGGCCGTGCAGGAGCAGTTGCGCGACGCCGCGCGGACCGTCACCGACGACGAGCGGGTCCGGGCGGTCGTGGTGTACGGCGGCGACAAGGTCTTCGCCGCCGGTGCCGACATCAAGGAAATGGCCGACATGTCGTACGTGGCGATGTCGGCGCGGGCCGCCCAGTTGTCCAGCGCGTTCGACGCGATCGCCCGGATCCCCAAGCCGGTGGTCGCGGCGATCACCGGCTACGCCCTCGGCGGCGGGTGTGAGCTGGCGCTGGCCTGTGACTGGCGGGTGGTCGCCGACGACGCCAAGCTCGGCCAGCCGGAGATCAAGCTCGGCGTCATCCCCGGTGCCGGCGGCACCCAACGACTGGCCCGCCTGGTCGGTCCGGCCCGGGCCAAGGACATCATCCTCACCGGCCGGATGGTCGACGCCGTCGAGGCCGAGCGGATCGGGCTGGCCGACCGGGTCGTCCCGGCCGACCAGGTGTACGCCACGGCGCTCGACCTGGTCCGTCCGTTCGTCACCGGCCCGGCCCAGGCGGTGCGGGCGGCCAAACTGGCCATCGACGGTGGCCTGGAGATGGATCTCGCCTCCGGCCTGGCCTGGGAGAGCCAGCTCTTCGCCGGCCTGTTCGCCACCGAGGACCGGGCCGAGGGTATGGCCGCATTCGTCGCCAAACGCAAGCCGGACTTCACCGGCCGCTGA
- a CDS encoding acetolactate synthase, whose protein sequence is MVERIDGHGGALTLAAVRAYGVQELFTLSGGHLFPLYDAAHTAGFPIYDVRHEQTAVFAAEAIAKLQRRPGLAALTAGPGVTNGISGLTSAFFNAAPVLVLGGRAPAFRWGSGSLQEIDHVPLVAPVTKHAATVTSTEEIPAAVAAALTAALTPHRGPAFLDLPLEVIFSTADLPAPVAAPVPVVEPDPDDVTAAARLIAAAHRPVIVAGSDVYAADAVAALREAAEALQVPVFTNGMGRGALPPGHPLAFAKARRVALGGADVVAVIGTPLDFRLGFGDFGAAQVVHIVDAPSQRATHVQPAVSPAGDLRLILSALADHGGDRTDHSGWLTDLRAAEDKAKARDAAELAADTDPIRPGRIYGELRAVLEPDAVTIGDGGDFVSYAGRYLEPSVPGSWLDPGPYGCLGTGMGYAMGARLTYPDRQVCVLMGDGAAGFSLMDVESLVRQKLPVVIVVGNNGIWGLEKHPMRAMYGYDVAADLQPGLRYDEIASALGGAGETVDRADGIGPALRRAFAAGVPYLVNVLTDPSDAYPRSSNLA, encoded by the coding sequence ATGGTGGAACGGATCGACGGTCACGGCGGGGCGCTCACCCTGGCTGCGGTGCGGGCGTACGGCGTACAGGAGCTGTTCACCCTCTCCGGCGGGCACCTGTTCCCGCTCTACGACGCCGCACACACCGCCGGATTCCCGATCTACGACGTCCGGCACGAGCAGACCGCCGTCTTCGCCGCCGAGGCGATCGCCAAGCTGCAGCGGCGCCCCGGGCTGGCCGCGTTGACCGCCGGGCCGGGCGTTACCAACGGCATCTCCGGGCTGACCAGCGCCTTCTTCAACGCCGCGCCGGTGCTGGTGCTCGGCGGCCGGGCCCCGGCGTTCCGCTGGGGGTCGGGCAGCCTGCAGGAGATCGACCACGTACCGCTGGTCGCCCCGGTCACCAAGCACGCCGCCACCGTCACCTCGACCGAGGAGATCCCGGCGGCGGTCGCCGCGGCCCTGACCGCCGCGCTCACCCCGCACCGGGGGCCGGCCTTCCTCGACCTCCCCCTCGAAGTGATCTTCTCGACCGCGGACCTGCCGGCCCCGGTCGCCGCGCCGGTGCCGGTGGTCGAACCGGATCCGGACGACGTCACCGCCGCCGCCCGGCTGATCGCCGCCGCGCACCGACCGGTGATCGTCGCCGGATCCGACGTGTACGCCGCCGACGCTGTCGCCGCGCTGCGGGAGGCGGCCGAGGCGCTGCAGGTGCCGGTCTTCACCAACGGCATGGGCCGGGGAGCGCTGCCCCCTGGCCACCCGCTCGCGTTCGCCAAGGCTCGGCGGGTCGCGCTCGGCGGTGCCGACGTCGTCGCGGTGATCGGTACCCCGCTGGACTTCCGGTTGGGCTTCGGCGACTTCGGCGCCGCCCAGGTCGTACACATCGTCGACGCGCCCAGCCAGCGGGCGACCCACGTACAGCCGGCGGTGTCACCCGCCGGTGACCTGCGCCTGATCCTGTCGGCGTTGGCCGACCACGGCGGCGACCGGACCGACCACTCCGGTTGGCTGACCGACCTGCGCGCCGCCGAGGACAAGGCCAAGGCCCGCGACGCCGCCGAACTCGCCGCGGACACCGACCCGATCCGTCCGGGGCGGATCTACGGCGAGCTGCGCGCGGTGCTCGAACCGGACGCCGTCACCATCGGCGACGGCGGCGACTTCGTCTCGTACGCCGGCCGCTATCTGGAGCCGTCGGTGCCGGGCAGTTGGCTCGACCCGGGCCCGTACGGCTGCCTCGGCACCGGCATGGGGTACGCCATGGGCGCCCGGCTGACCTACCCGGACCGGCAGGTCTGCGTGCTGATGGGCGACGGCGCCGCCGGCTTCTCGCTGATGGACGTCGAATCGCTGGTACGGCAGAAGCTGCCGGTGGTGATCGTCGTCGGCAACAACGGCATCTGGGGGTTGGAGAAGCACCCGATGCGGGCCATGTACGGCTACGACGTCGCCGCCGACCTGCAGCCCGGGCTGCGCTACGACGAGATCGCCAGCGCTCTCGGCGGGGCCGGGGAGACGGTGGACCGGGCCGACGGGATCGGTCCGGCGCTGCGCCGCGCGTTCGCCGCCGGAGTGCCCTATCTGGTGAATGTGCTGACCGACCCGAGTGACGCGTACCCCCGCTCGTCGAACCTCGCCTGA
- a CDS encoding ATP-binding cassette domain-containing protein, producing the protein MSHAIWAEGLVKRFGPTTALAGVDLAVRTGTVFGLLGPNGAGKTTAVRVLATLLQPDAGQARVQGFDVVRQAHQVRQVIGLTGQYASVDETLTGVENLIMIGRLLGLSRADARSRARELLTEFHLTDAGSRAAKTYSGGMRRRLDLAASLVGRPQVLFLDEPTTGLDPRSRNELWELVRGLVASGVTVLLTTQYLEEADQLADELAVVDHGRVIASGTPEELKAKTGAQVLAVRPTDPTTLPTVLATLRELSGNEPALSQTTVTVSTADPELLPAVVRRLDEAGVKVGELALRGSSLDEVFLSLTGHRAEPGGAGPETTTGQQSTDRTSPTGSEPRPAATMEQIR; encoded by the coding sequence ATGTCGCACGCGATCTGGGCGGAAGGGCTGGTCAAACGGTTCGGTCCGACGACCGCCCTGGCCGGGGTGGATCTGGCGGTACGGACCGGCACCGTGTTCGGGCTGCTCGGGCCGAACGGGGCCGGCAAGACCACTGCGGTACGGGTGCTGGCCACCCTGCTGCAGCCGGACGCCGGACAGGCCCGGGTCCAGGGTTTCGACGTGGTGCGCCAGGCGCACCAGGTCCGTCAGGTGATCGGCCTGACCGGCCAGTACGCCTCGGTCGACGAGACGCTGACCGGTGTGGAGAACCTGATCATGATCGGTCGGTTGCTCGGGCTGTCCCGGGCCGACGCCCGGTCCCGGGCCCGTGAGCTGCTGACCGAGTTCCATCTCACCGACGCCGGTTCCCGCGCGGCGAAGACGTACTCGGGCGGCATGCGCCGCCGGCTCGACCTGGCGGCCAGCCTGGTGGGCCGGCCGCAGGTGCTGTTCCTCGACGAGCCGACCACCGGTCTGGATCCGCGCAGCCGCAACGAGCTGTGGGAGCTGGTTCGTGGCCTGGTCGCCTCCGGTGTGACAGTGCTGCTCACCACCCAGTACCTGGAGGAGGCCGACCAGCTCGCCGACGAGTTGGCCGTGGTCGACCACGGACGGGTCATCGCCAGCGGCACCCCGGAGGAGCTCAAGGCCAAGACCGGGGCCCAGGTGCTGGCGGTGCGTCCGACGGACCCGACGACGTTGCCGACGGTGCTGGCCACGCTCCGGGAGCTGTCCGGCAACGAGCCGGCGCTGTCGCAGACGACGGTCACGGTCAGCACCGCCGATCCCGAGCTGCTGCCGGCCGTGGTGCGCCGACTCGACGAAGCCGGTGTCAAGGTGGGCGAGTTGGCGTTGCGCGGTTCCAGCCTCGACGAGGTGTTCCTGTCGCTGACCGGCCACCGGGCCGAGCCGGGCGGTGCCGGTCCCGAGACCACCACCGGTCAGCAGTCGACCGACCGGACCTCCCCGACGGGGTCCGAGCCACGACCCGCCGCCACGATGGAGCAGATCCGATGA
- a CDS encoding ABC transporter permease has protein sequence MTAAATTATTATPKPPGGSQWVGPVAGLRHTGTLAWRSLVQIKHNPMELLDLSIQPLMFVLLFTYVFGGAIAGSPGDYLTFALPGIIVQNALFATMTTGFGLNTDLTKGVFDRLRSLPIARWAPLAGRILADTVKQAWSVTLLLGVGMILGFRIGGGLLGLLGAFALILAFTLAASWISVLVGVLVSEPEKVQIFGFMVIFPLSFTSNAFVPTETMPGWLQAWVEVNPVTILADALRGLLGGDAAAGPVGYSLLWAAGIAVVFAPLALARFKRRT, from the coding sequence ATGACCGCCGCCGCGACCACCGCCACCACCGCCACGCCGAAACCTCCCGGCGGGTCACAGTGGGTCGGCCCGGTCGCCGGGCTACGCCACACCGGCACTCTGGCCTGGCGCAGCCTGGTGCAGATCAAGCACAACCCGATGGAGTTGCTGGACCTCAGCATCCAGCCGCTGATGTTCGTCCTGCTGTTCACCTACGTGTTCGGCGGCGCGATCGCCGGTTCCCCTGGTGACTACCTGACCTTCGCCCTGCCCGGCATCATCGTGCAGAACGCCCTGTTCGCCACGATGACGACCGGGTTCGGCCTCAACACCGACCTGACCAAGGGCGTGTTCGACCGGCTGCGGTCGCTGCCGATCGCGCGGTGGGCGCCGCTGGCCGGACGGATCCTCGCCGACACCGTCAAGCAGGCCTGGTCGGTGACGCTGCTGCTGGGGGTCGGGATGATCCTCGGGTTCCGCATCGGCGGTGGGCTGCTCGGCCTGCTCGGTGCGTTCGCGCTGATCCTGGCGTTCACCCTGGCCGCCTCGTGGATCTCCGTGTTGGTCGGGGTGCTGGTCAGCGAGCCGGAGAAGGTGCAGATCTTCGGCTTCATGGTGATCTTTCCGCTCAGCTTCACCAGCAACGCCTTCGTCCCGACCGAGACGATGCCCGGCTGGCTGCAGGCATGGGTGGAGGTCAACCCGGTGACGATCCTGGCCGACGCCCTGCGGGGGCTGCTCGGCGGTGACGCCGCAGCCGGACCGGTCGGCTACTCACTGCTCTGGGCAGCCGGCATCGCCGTGGTCTTCGCACCGTTGGCGCTGGCCCGCTTCAAGCGGCGGACCTGA
- a CDS encoding PLD nuclease N-terminal domain-containing protein has translation MARVFIVLFMLHVVLMAVALISCLSAEKGEVRALPRALWVPVIIVVPLLGPAAWFLSRRPVFGSGAPLGGPGRPGPTTPRNRPLAPDDDPEFLRALDAEQSKQDRELFERWEEDLRRREDEIRREAQTRRPNEPRQENETHSRDAGDREDRRPEQ, from the coding sequence ATGGCCCGCGTGTTCATCGTCCTCTTCATGCTCCACGTCGTGCTCATGGCAGTGGCGTTGATCAGCTGCCTCTCGGCCGAGAAAGGTGAGGTCCGCGCCCTGCCCCGAGCGCTCTGGGTGCCGGTCATCATCGTCGTGCCGCTGCTCGGGCCGGCCGCCTGGTTCCTCAGCCGCCGACCCGTCTTCGGCAGCGGTGCCCCGCTCGGTGGCCCCGGCCGACCGGGGCCGACGACGCCGCGTAACCGCCCACTCGCCCCCGACGACGACCCGGAGTTCCTCCGCGCTCTCGACGCCGAGCAGTCGAAGCAGGACCGGGAGCTGTTCGAACGATGGGAGGAGGATCTGCGTCGTCGCGAGGACGAGATCCGGCGGGAGGCGCAGACCCGGCGGCCCAACGAGCCCCGCCAGGAGAACGAAACCCACAGCCGGGACGCCGGTGACCGGGAGGACCGGCGCCCCGAGCAGTGA
- a CDS encoding DUF202 domain-containing protein translates to MAEPTRPTDGPPPGPPGRPGGDPPYDPGLQPERTRLAWRRSALALTLVVLLTVRLAIDRGGSSLLAAPAAVVGWAALIGYAYRRARGPRRPTAGQIGAEVPLLGLVTAGYALLGALLILR, encoded by the coding sequence GTGGCTGAGCCGACCCGACCGACGGACGGACCACCGCCAGGCCCTCCCGGTCGACCGGGCGGTGACCCGCCGTACGATCCCGGCCTGCAGCCGGAGCGAACCCGACTGGCCTGGCGACGCTCCGCCCTGGCCCTGACCCTGGTCGTGCTACTGACCGTCCGGCTGGCGATCGACCGAGGCGGGTCCTCGCTGCTCGCCGCCCCGGCGGCGGTCGTCGGCTGGGCCGCGCTGATCGGCTACGCCTACCGCCGGGCGCGCGGCCCACGCCGGCCCACGGCCGGACAGATCGGCGCCGAGGTGCCTCTGCTGGGGCTGGTCACCGCCGGTTACGCCCTGCTGGGTGCCCTCCTGATCCTGCGCTGA
- a CDS encoding DUF202 domain-containing protein — MWSALRQWFDPSQTRRVGTAPDYRFSLANERTFLAWIRTALALVAGGLAVAQFLPELSVAHLREALAVVLMLLGGAVAVRAVDHWARTERAMRLGAELPASRFPAFLAICVGIGAAVLTVVVVIEATRG; from the coding sequence GTGTGGAGTGCGCTGCGCCAATGGTTCGATCCCAGCCAGACCCGGCGGGTGGGTACCGCGCCGGACTACCGGTTCTCGCTGGCCAACGAACGGACCTTCCTGGCCTGGATCCGTACCGCCCTGGCCCTGGTCGCCGGCGGTCTGGCCGTCGCGCAGTTCCTCCCCGAGCTGTCCGTCGCCCATCTGCGGGAAGCCCTCGCCGTCGTCCTGATGCTGCTCGGCGGGGCCGTGGCGGTACGGGCGGTCGACCACTGGGCGCGCACCGAACGGGCGATGCGGCTCGGCGCCGAGCTCCCGGCCTCCCGATTCCCCGCGTTCCTGGCCATCTGTGTCGGTATCGGGGCCGCCGTCCTCACCGTCGTCGTGGTGATCGAGGCCACCCGTGGCTGA
- a CDS encoding electron transfer flavoprotein subunit beta/FixA family protein, producing the protein MNIVVLVKQVPDSGAERALRGDDNTVDRGSANNVINEMDEYAIEEALRLREANGGEVTILTMGPDRAAESIRKALSMGPDKAVHVVDDALHGSCAVATSKVLAAALASLNADLILCGAESTDGRVQVMPHMLAERLGIAALTGARKLTVDGGTLTVERQSEEGYEVVRAATPAVVSVWDTINEPRYPSFKGIMAAKKKPVQTLSLADLGVAASEVGFDGATSAVVDHHKRPPRSAGEKLVDDGDGGVRLVQFLASEKFV; encoded by the coding sequence ATGAACATCGTCGTACTCGTCAAGCAGGTGCCCGATTCCGGCGCGGAACGCGCCCTACGTGGTGACGACAACACCGTCGACCGCGGCTCGGCCAACAACGTGATCAATGAGATGGACGAGTACGCGATCGAGGAGGCGCTGCGGCTGCGGGAGGCCAACGGTGGCGAGGTGACCATCCTCACCATGGGTCCGGACCGGGCGGCCGAGTCGATCCGCAAGGCGCTGTCGATGGGCCCGGACAAGGCGGTGCACGTCGTCGACGACGCACTCCACGGCTCCTGCGCTGTCGCCACGTCGAAGGTGCTCGCCGCCGCGCTGGCCAGCCTGAACGCCGACCTGATCCTCTGCGGCGCGGAGTCCACCGACGGGCGGGTGCAGGTCATGCCGCACATGCTCGCCGAGCGGCTAGGGATCGCCGCGCTCACCGGCGCCCGCAAACTGACCGTCGACGGCGGCACCCTCACCGTCGAGCGGCAGAGCGAGGAGGGCTACGAGGTGGTCCGCGCCGCCACCCCGGCGGTGGTGTCGGTCTGGGACACCATCAACGAGCCCCGTTACCCCTCGTTCAAGGGGATCATGGCCGCCAAGAAGAAGCCGGTACAGACCCTGTCCCTGGCCGATCTCGGCGTCGCCGCTAGCGAGGTCGGCTTCGACGGCGCCACCAGTGCGGTGGTCGACCACCACAAGCGTCCGCCGCGTTCGGCGGGGGAGAAGCTCGTCGACGACGGCGACGGCGGCGTACGGCTGGTCCAGTTCCTGGCGTCCGAGAAGTTCGTGTGA
- a CDS encoding electron transfer flavoprotein subunit alpha/FixB family protein translates to MAEVLVVVEATGEFGVKKVTLELLTLARRLGGEVAAVVLGGPGAAAAMTDKLGEYGATTVYAAESEEIDGYLVAPKVTVLAELIGRVQPAAVLLASSQEGKEIAGRLAVRLDNGLLTDVVDLAADGTATQVAFAGSTIVTSRVTRGLPLVTLRPNSVAPEPAPTTPQVEQLTVQVPETDKLATVVERVAEQSGSRPELTEASVVVSGGRGVGSGDNFKLVEELADLLGGAVGASRAAVDSGYYPHQFQVGQTGKTVSPQLYVALGISGAIQHRAGMQTSKTIVAVNKDAEAPIFELADFGVVGDLNKVVPQAAEEIRKRK, encoded by the coding sequence ATGGCAGAGGTTCTCGTCGTCGTCGAGGCCACCGGCGAATTCGGCGTCAAGAAGGTCACCCTCGAACTGCTGACCCTCGCCCGCCGACTCGGCGGTGAGGTCGCCGCAGTGGTGCTCGGCGGGCCCGGCGCGGCCGCCGCGATGACCGACAAACTCGGCGAGTACGGCGCCACCACGGTGTACGCCGCCGAGAGCGAGGAGATCGACGGCTACCTGGTCGCACCGAAGGTGACAGTGCTGGCCGAGCTGATCGGTCGGGTACAGCCGGCCGCCGTACTGCTCGCCTCCTCCCAGGAGGGCAAGGAGATCGCCGGGCGGCTCGCCGTACGGCTGGACAACGGCCTGCTGACCGACGTGGTCGACCTGGCGGCCGACGGCACCGCGACCCAGGTCGCGTTCGCCGGCTCCACCATCGTGACCTCGCGGGTGACCCGGGGGCTGCCGCTGGTGACGTTGCGGCCCAACTCGGTCGCCCCCGAGCCGGCCCCGACCACCCCGCAGGTCGAGCAGCTCACGGTGCAGGTCCCCGAGACCGACAAGCTCGCCACGGTCGTCGAGCGGGTCGCCGAGCAGTCCGGTTCCCGTCCGGAGCTCACCGAGGCGTCGGTGGTGGTCTCCGGCGGTCGCGGCGTCGGCAGCGGTGACAACTTCAAACTGGTCGAGGAGCTGGCCGACCTGCTCGGCGGCGCGGTGGGCGCCTCCCGGGCCGCGGTCGACTCCGGCTACTACCCGCACCAGTTCCAGGTGGGGCAGACCGGCAAGACGGTCTCCCCGCAGCTCTACGTCGCGCTCGGCATCTCCGGGGCGATCCAGCACCGGGCCGGCATGCAGACGTCGAAGACCATCGTCGCGGTCAACAAGGACGCCGAGGCACCGATCTTCGAACTCGCCGACTTCGGCGTGGTGGGCGACCTCAACAAGGTGGTCCCGCAGGCCGCCGAGGAGATCCGCAAGCGCAAGTGA
- a CDS encoding anti-sigma factor has product MPHLEHDRLVFLALGETEADAGESGHLSDCPRCRTELETIRYVGQIGAEAQDLADLPEPADHVWRRIVAELDGPATGRDPATSEVHESPAGPTPAPAAAPAPAPAPAPVVPLRTGRRSRRWPRRWLPVVTAIAAAIAGVVGTVAVVRLASPPPAGSDVVASAALAAFGDAPADAAGEARVFDDGRLHLHVAGLPRPAGYYQVWLIDPDTMQMFPVGTLADAADVLMPLPTNVDLDAYRLVDVSAEEYDNDPSHSGQSLLRGTLSG; this is encoded by the coding sequence GTGCCGCACCTGGAACACGACCGGCTGGTCTTTCTGGCACTCGGTGAGACCGAGGCGGACGCCGGCGAGTCCGGTCACCTCTCCGACTGCCCGCGCTGCCGTACGGAACTGGAGACGATCCGCTACGTCGGCCAGATCGGCGCGGAGGCCCAGGACCTGGCCGACCTGCCCGAACCGGCCGACCACGTCTGGCGGCGCATCGTGGCGGAGCTCGACGGGCCGGCGACCGGCCGCGATCCGGCAACATCGGAAGTGCACGAGTCGCCCGCCGGACCGACACCGGCACCGGCAGCGGCACCGGCACCGGCACCGGCACCGGCACCGGTCGTACCGTTGCGGACCGGCCGCCGGTCGCGGCGCTGGCCGCGTCGGTGGCTGCCGGTCGTCACCGCGATCGCCGCCGCGATCGCCGGGGTCGTCGGTACGGTGGCCGTGGTCCGGCTGGCCTCCCCGCCACCGGCCGGGTCCGACGTGGTGGCCAGCGCCGCGCTCGCCGCGTTCGGCGACGCACCGGCCGACGCCGCCGGTGAGGCCCGGGTGTTCGACGACGGCCGGCTGCACCTGCACGTCGCCGGCCTGCCCCGGCCGGCCGGCTACTACCAGGTCTGGCTGATCGACCCGGACACGATGCAGATGTTCCCGGTCGGCACGCTGGCCGACGCCGCCGACGTGCTGATGCCGCTGCCGACCAACGTCGATCTCGACGCCTACCGGCTGGTCGACGTGTCGGCCGAGGAGTACGACAACGATCCGTCGCACTCCGGGCAGAGCCTGCTGCGCGGCACGTTGTCCGGCTGA
- a CDS encoding RNA polymerase sigma factor encodes MSRVSGDTDGGRRADRHPAPPDVGDDELLAQRFAAGDEKALRQVYDRYGRAVLHLATATLAARADAEDVVQATFVAAWLGRDGFDPARGSLLGWLLGIARRKVVDRIRALTRENRVTDSVRQASAVTPAVSPDPARVVDRLVIADELARLPAEQRRMLELAFFDDLTHQQIAAVTGVPLGTVKSHIRRGMAVLRRRWEVDGAAPGTRPAGLSGTR; translated from the coding sequence ATGTCCCGGGTGAGCGGGGACACCGACGGCGGTCGCCGTGCCGACCGTCACCCGGCGCCACCCGATGTCGGTGACGACGAACTGCTGGCACAGCGGTTCGCTGCCGGCGACGAGAAGGCGTTGCGGCAGGTCTACGACCGGTACGGCCGGGCGGTGCTGCACCTGGCGACGGCCACCCTGGCCGCCCGGGCCGACGCGGAGGACGTGGTGCAGGCCACGTTCGTGGCCGCCTGGCTGGGGCGTGACGGGTTCGACCCGGCCCGGGGGTCGCTGCTCGGCTGGTTGCTCGGTATCGCCCGGCGCAAGGTGGTCGACCGGATCCGGGCGTTGACTCGCGAGAACCGGGTGACCGACTCGGTCCGGCAGGCCAGCGCCGTCACGCCGGCAGTCAGCCCGGATCCGGCGCGGGTGGTGGACCGGCTGGTGATCGCCGACGAGTTGGCACGGTTGCCCGCCGAGCAACGCCGAATGCTCGAGCTGGCGTTCTTCGACGACCTGACCCACCAGCAGATCGCGGCGGTCACCGGGGTCCCGCTCGGTACGGTCAAGAGCCACATCCGCCGTGGCATGGCGGTTCTGCGACGACGTTGGGAGGTGGACGGTGCCGCACCTGGAACACGACCGGCTGGTCTTTCTGGCACTCGGTGA
- a CDS encoding DUF4397 domain-containing protein — translation MRATYSRRAAAGAAAALATFVGLSAVTATPAFAATSDVSVVHGIPGTPVDVYVNGERTLENFQPGDVAGPLELPEGSYDLALTRPGEPVADAILTADDAAVPGGANISIVAHLGADGAPTITPFVNDVSATDAGQARLIVRHTAAAPGVDVRAGGEPVFRNLTNPNEESADLPAGTVAADVVLTGTDTVVLGPTDLNLNEGTATIVYAIGSAEEETLNVVAQTISGLHSAPDGVPSGTGGLADTGSNTAWYLAATVGVLLLAGGGLFAVRRRAVAGPAARR, via the coding sequence ATGCGCGCTACGTACTCTCGCCGGGCCGCTGCCGGCGCGGCTGCCGCCCTCGCCACGTTCGTCGGGCTCAGCGCCGTGACCGCCACTCCGGCGTTCGCCGCGACGTCCGACGTCTCGGTGGTGCACGGCATCCCGGGCACCCCGGTCGACGTGTACGTCAACGGTGAGCGGACCCTGGAGAACTTCCAGCCCGGTGACGTCGCCGGACCCCTCGAACTGCCGGAAGGGTCGTACGACCTGGCGCTGACCCGTCCCGGTGAGCCGGTCGCGGACGCGATCCTGACCGCCGACGACGCCGCCGTCCCCGGTGGCGCGAACATCAGCATCGTCGCCCACCTGGGTGCCGACGGCGCGCCGACGATCACCCCGTTCGTCAACGACGTCTCGGCGACCGACGCCGGGCAGGCCCGGCTGATCGTCCGGCACACGGCGGCGGCCCCCGGGGTCGACGTACGGGCCGGTGGTGAGCCGGTGTTCCGGAACCTGACCAACCCCAACGAGGAGTCGGCCGACCTGCCGGCCGGCACCGTCGCTGCGGACGTCGTGCTGACCGGTACCGACACGGTGGTGCTCGGCCCGACCGACCTGAACCTCAACGAAGGCACCGCGACGATCGTCTACGCCATCGGCTCGGCCGAGGAGGAGACCCTGAACGTGGTCGCCCAGACCATCTCCGGGCTGCACTCGGCGCCGGACGGGGTGCCCAGCGGCACCGGTGGCCTGGCCGACACCGGGTCGAACACCGCCTGGTACCTGGCCGCCACGGTCGGCGTCCTGCTCCTGGCCGGCGGCGGGCTGTTCGCGGTCCGTCGGCGGGCGGTGGCCGGGCCGGCAGCGCGTCGGTGA
- a CDS encoding class F sortase: MTVSTRGALAAVAASAAALLSVTLAACGTDSTVGADEVRQLASPSTSATAPASTATVPVRPGALPDPVAALAPTRLAIPAIGVVARVDPVGVADDTGEFDVPPSVDEVGWYRFGPGLEARSGSVVIAGHVDGAGQGPGAFFRLRELDAGDRIEVAAGDQVREFRVVGREEYDKSVIPLERYFARDGEVRLTLITCGGPFDEAARRYRNNVVVTAVPV; this comes from the coding sequence GTGACGGTTTCCACCAGAGGGGCGCTGGCGGCCGTGGCCGCCAGCGCCGCCGCCCTGCTGAGCGTCACGTTGGCCGCCTGCGGCACCGACTCCACCGTCGGTGCCGACGAGGTACGGCAGCTGGCCAGCCCGTCGACGTCGGCCACGGCACCGGCGTCGACCGCGACCGTACCGGTACGCCCCGGCGCGTTGCCCGACCCGGTCGCCGCGCTCGCCCCGACCCGACTGGCGATCCCGGCGATCGGTGTCGTCGCCCGGGTCGACCCGGTCGGCGTGGCCGACGACACCGGCGAGTTCGACGTGCCGCCCAGCGTCGACGAGGTCGGCTGGTACCGGTTCGGCCCCGGGCTGGAGGCGCGGTCCGGTTCGGTGGTGATCGCCGGGCACGTCGACGGCGCCGGTCAGGGACCGGGTGCCTTCTTCCGGCTGCGCGAGCTCGACGCCGGTGACCGGATCGAGGTGGCCGCCGGCGACCAGGTGCGCGAGTTCCGGGTGGTGGGCCGGGAGGAGTACGACAAGTCGGTGATCCCACTGGAGCGGTACTTCGCCCGCGACGGCGAGGTACGGCTGACCCTGATCACCTGCGGCGGGCCGTTCGACGAGGCGGCCCGGCGGTACCGCAACAACGTCGTGGTCACCGCCGTACCGGTCTGA